gtatatatatatatatatatatatatatattctggtttggttttttcaaatttatacaCTTAATTTGGTTTCATCTaatgaaaacccaaaattcccACAACATTGATATATGTATCAGAGAGCTTGTTGTTTACtgttaataaataaataaatcaaatgtTGTATAAGTTCGTACCAAGTAGGATGATAATGTTATCGCTCAATATAGAAACTTccactcaaatttttttaaaagaaagatCCCAAAAGAGTGGTGTTTTGACACAAAGTGGGAACAATTCAAGGCAAAATGGTTTAGTTTAGTTGTTTCTTTGGCAATGTTTTCTTTTAGGACCATGAAAGTGTGCATCTGCTATCTCCAACAACAGATGGAGTTATACTCATACTGGTAGATATCCAGCTTTACTGACTAGCAGTTGTGGCTCAATGTTTGTTTCAAATCTTGGTTGGTCGCTTAGCTTATGCATATACGACCAGCAAATGATTCCACCCTTttcttttaacaaaataatgaagGAGCATTCTAACATTTTCGGCTATCTTAGCAGGTCTTTAGAAACAGTGGTTTATGAGGCATACTTTTTGTCTctatcttttccttctctcttttttctttttttatgaaaattgagTTTTGTGTGGGTTGACACCATCTTGTGTTTCCAATTGGCACAAATGACACATccattgcaagttggatagaACAGTGTCAAAGACTCACCATTTGTATCTACTTCTTTTAGAGTGTAAGTGCGGTTCATCATGGAGATTgaatattaagttttagaatGTGGCTTTTCAACAAACTTCTCTGGTGCTTAGGTGCCTGTTTGACATAAACTAGAAGGCCTTCCTGTTCAACCTttcaattgaaaataaaaattatatctgGTTTTTTATCATAGTTTTGCCAGCTTACTTTACTTTAAATATTTAAGCCATAATGATGTGGAGTCACCCTGGTAGCTAGGGTGAATAAATTAACTGCTATGCTAAATCCGCCTTAAAGTCTTCTTTGATCATGATCGTAGAAATTGAGTGTCTGGAACGAGTCATGGAGAATAATATGGGGTTACATTCATTAGTACTTATCCTACTCAGACCATTCTCTTCCAATGTCTTTTCTTACCTTTGGTTGCTGTTTGAGCCAACATCTGTCAATATTTCGATGTCAAACTCATATAAAATACACGGTCTGGTTGTCCCGACATTTGTAGTTATTGCGGATTTAAGTCCTTCTCCTGGTTGTCAAACTAGAAGCATCATGATCTGATCTAGCAAGCATTTAAGTAATACTCATTTGTGCTTTTGAATATGCTGGATTTTGAGTATGTTGGATTTGTTCTTTTATATAACGCTCATTTGTGTATATATTGAACTGGTAACCAATTTTATGGAACTTTGGGAGTTGATTCCTGCTTCCTGCTGACATTCAGAAGTTGTGACATAAACTTGTTTGCATTCAAAGCTAATTGATGGTTCCCACTTTGAAGTATGTGTCCTTTTCATATCAGTTATTATGTGTTACTGGCTATATATGTCAGAGTAATAGTCAATATCAAACATATGCATTTGTGATTCCTCTCTTCTCAGGCATTATACTCTTCCTGTTTTCTGTTATTACTTTTGTGATTAGTGTTTATACTTGGCAGGTGCATTACAGTCATTGAATTGCTGCAGTCTTGCTGCGAGAAACACAATTACAATTCGACTCACTGTGCTTCACTCTCTGGTCTTTTGAAGCAAAAGCCGAAGTAGAAAGTGTTGTCAATTTTGCACTTAATGACTAAATGTAGCTCTACCTCTATCATACTCCAGGCAAAATACCACAGCAGCCAAATGCTTGATGTGATTACGACTTTCTATAAGCTTCTCTTGTTACGAGATGCTTATGGCACATTAAATGCAATAAAAGGTGGgggagggaaaacaaaaatagtgtAAAGGATGCTAGAAAAGTTTTCTGTTGATGTCTTGATTGATACACTTGTGTGCATaaggttttattttcataCATGTGAATCGATCTAGAGCTGGATTCTTTTTCACGTAAATAAAAGAAGGCAAtatgtcttttttatttttatgtatttcttattttggtttgaaatGCAATATGCCATTACATTACAAGCTTACGGTTTTACTTGAACTATTTTGCATCCCGAAATCTGGTAACCAGCATTAAACAAAGATCGGTTTTATGGTTCTAAAAACGGCTAGCCTATGATAACAAAGATTGGCAAGCAGTTGGACCCTCTTCAAGGAGAAATATTTCCCTATCCCGTTCCATTGATGTGAAAAAGGGGCAATGCAATGCAACGGGGGTTAGGGAAGTTTTTCTCCTCCTCAAGACACTTGGTTATTCCAACGCAACAGTAGCATACTGTTTACGGTATTTTGAGAGCAATTTTATTTGCACTCAGAATGTGTATTTGGGTACTTGATTTCTGTGGACAGGCACGCTTTAAATTATAAGTTCTCATCATGGGTACTaaatataaatgaataatatatatatattaaaaaaataaataaataattttttaaaaataccaaTTATTTCATCAATCTTTAAATCCAACCATTCTTCATACTCTAATGTAATGAATTTTATTCCAATTTGTCACAAGGTTGAGGTTCGCTGCCCTAGATTACCCCTCAGTATAAACTTGTGCGACTCTGGTCTGGTTCACCACACATGCTGCAAATCGAAATGACAATGATTTCTTGCTTGATTTAGGGGGCACGAGGAGGTAGAATAATCCTAATTATTTTATCACAAGGCAAGATGGTGAGGGGAAATCGTAGGAAATCCATAAgccatttaattatttttggatAAGAAATCAGAgtatgattaattaattaaacccaAGTTGAAATGCTACAATTAGAATTGTTATTGCCTCAAAACGTTTTTCTAAAGATTTCCTTTTCCATTACGACTACAAATCATTACGTCCAATGTAAACCAACTGGTTCCTTTTGGCTCAAGTTTCAGACCCTGCTTTGCTTGTAAGGAAGGGGTGTTTTGCTTCTCTTCTTTGCTCTTAATGCGAGCCTAAACATGCATTCCccccaacccaaaaacaaaaaaaaacaaaaaaaagcgCCATGGTTGACCCCTTGAGATGGTGGCAAGGAATCTCGGGGGCAACcatggctttttttttcttttttcttttttggggggtCACTGATCAAATTCTCCGATGTATTTAGAATTATTTAttctaaaaatgaaaattacaacaaaagcAACACGTGCTATCCGAGCAAGGACAGTTCATGTGGTGACTTGTGCACCAAGATATCAGACAAATATCGGGGCACAATAACAAGTATTAACTCTCTAGTTTGATGCCGGTGTTGtacaaaaattcaatcagCCAGATTcgctttgtgtgtgtgtgtgtgtgtgagagagagagagagagagagagagagagagagagagagagagaagcccATCTCagattttctttaaaaatccATCTCagattttctttaaaaatccATTGAATGGCAAATGTTAGCCAAAAGATACACCGCAGAACCAATTTGCGTAAATTACAATTGGCCAATCTCTTTGTCAAGGAGTGGGGGAGAGAGTATACAACGTTATTGCTAAAAGCAGTAACTGTAAAGCCAATCAgcgaaaataaacaaaaagggGGGAAAACTCTTACCAATCTCTGAAGctatccaaaaaaatatataagattGGGTAAGATGGGGTAGATACGATGCTCCATAAAGTACAGGTACACTTAGCAACGTCCCCCAAAAATAAGCATGCAAGCTTGTGGGAATGGCAGATGTGAGCTAAAGAATGCATCATGGTGATCTCGAGCTATCCTGCCGTCTAAGAGGGATGCCTTCACCATCAATTCCATCCTCGTCTGCATGCTTCGATAGTCGCATGGAGGACATTGATGTTGGCAAACCTGTACGATTCAATGACATTACCAATCCAAGGTTAAGTATGGGAaacatgaatttatttgttcaCAGAGTCCAAAAACCATGCAGGCAAGTACCAAACACCCAACCATAGGTTCCTTGTTAAGATTGACAATAATCTATcaatgataaaaataataaaaggaaaCATACCATCAACCATATCCTTCGTTCTGTGAAGCAGAAAAGTTCCTCCAAGGATAGTCACAAACCCACACATT
The window above is part of the Prunus dulcis chromosome 1, ALMONDv2, whole genome shotgun sequence genome. Proteins encoded here:
- the LOC117616431 gene encoding cx9C motif-containing protein 4, which encodes MAKQESIEPCKKEACYIQACLSKNNFLPQKCITVIELLQSCCEKHNYNSTHCASLSGLLKQKPK